In the genome of Stegostoma tigrinum isolate sSteTig4 chromosome 48, sSteTig4.hap1, whole genome shotgun sequence, one region contains:
- the LOC125450127 gene encoding cardiotrophin-2-like gives MQDLRGILSLLLIQLLGHSQGVPVVVPTLIKQTCDLLLHLQEKTSSLLSTYLTVMGLPLSEPGFALPDVVLLGLPSPSIGYLAWRRLTDGERLSETYQAYSLQLEYLQLVLDDLRALDIGQGPGQLTEQLSFAQAQLHGFVANLRSLLESLAQPLPTVGKTLDSEAHRPSDFERKLRGYLVCREYVHWIDRTVRDFTLLLDKFPA, from the exons ATGCAGGATCTGAGAG GGATTCTGAGCCTTCTCCTGATCCAGCTGCTGGGTCATTCCCAGGGGGTGCCCGTTGTTGTGCCCACATTAATCAAGCAGACCTGTGACCTGTTGCTCCACCTGCAGGAGAAAACTTCCTCTCTGCTGAGCACCTAC CTCACAGTGATGGGCCTCCCACTCTCTGAGCCAGGTTTCGCCCTCCCGGATGTAGTCCTCCTTGGGCTGCCCTCACCCTCCATCGGATATCTGGCCTGGCGCAGGCTGACGGATGGGGAGCGCCTTTCGGAAACCTACCAAGCCTACAGCCTGCAGCTGGAGTACCTGCAGCTGGTGCTGGATGACCTCCGGGCCTTGGACATTGGGCAGGGGCCCGGGCAGCTGACAGAGCAGCTCAGCTTTGCCCAGGCCCAACTCCACGGCTTCGTGGCCAACCTGCGCTCCCTGCTGGAGAGCCTGGCTCAGCCCCTGCCCACTGTTGGCAAGACCCTGGACTCTGAGGCCCACAGGCCCTCTGACTTTGAGAGGAAACTCCGAGGTTATCTCGTCTGCCGGGAGTACGTGCACTGGATCGACCGTACAGTGAGGGATTTCACACTCCTCTTGGACAAGTTCCCGGCCTGA
- the LOC132207470 gene encoding gastrula zinc finger protein XlCGF49.1-like has translation MAKGIMGQPYSKLTAIVQEGSSPPPSQAQRGTGNIEHATPMYHDGVKTLRCGKGFSDSHAILRHDRIHTRERPFTCCQFPDLQRHQQVHTGERLFKCVQCGKGFAESSDLIIHQLILTGQRPFTCSRCGKGFSNPCAMLRHECIHTGERPFVCSQYGKGFYRLPSLQNHHRFHTKERLISCTQHGK, from the exons ATGGCcaag ggcattatgggtcaaccttaTAGCAAGttgactgcaatagttcaagaaggcagctcacccccaccttctcaagcgcAACGAGGAACGGGTAATATAGAGCATGCCACACCCATGTACCATGATGGAGTAAAAACATTGAGG TGTGGGAAGGGTTTCTCCGATTCACACGCCATCCTGCGACATGATCGGATCCACACCAGGGAGAGGCCGTTTACTTGCTGTCAGTTCCCTGACCTGCAGCGTCACCAgcaggttcacactggggagaggctgttCAAATGCGttcagtgtgggaagggatttgctgaGTCCTCTGACTTGATTATTCACCAACTGATTCTCACCGGGCAGAGGCCATTTACCTGCTCTCGGTGCGGAAAGGGCTTCTCTAATCCGTGTGCCATGCTGCGACATGAATGCATTCACACCGGGGAAAGGCCGTTCGTCTGCTCTCAGTATGGGAAGGGATTCTATCGTTTACCCAGCCTGCAGAATCACCACCGTTTTCATACCAAGGAGAGGCTAATCAGCTGCACACAACATGGGAAGTGA